The Spirochaetota bacterium DNA window GACTCAAACTGTGACATACCCAAGAGAAAATGGATGGATGGCGTGAGTTCATGTACAGATTGCGGTTCGGGCTGTATTGGATGTACGGAGAAGGTGTTCCCAGACACAGGCAATAGAGGACTATATATGCATAGGATGGCTGAGTGTAAGGAGGGTGAGGTGATTGACAGCGAAGAAGCGGGTAATCCATTTGAGTATTCAACCCATCGAATAGAGAGAGGAATAAATAATGTCTAAGGTACTAATTGATCCATTAAGCAGGATTGAAGGACATCTATCAATAGAAATTGATGTGTCCAATGGGACGGTGAATAACGCTAAATGCAAGGGTGATATGTTTCGTGGTTTCGAAATGCTCTTAAAGGGAAGAAACCCTGTGGATGCAAATATGATAACCCAAAGGATATGCGGGGTTTGCCCCATATCTCATGCTGTGGCATCGAGTAAATGCTTGGAATCGGCTTTTAATATTAAACCCTCCAGGAATGGAATGATATTGAGAAACCTAATACTTGCGGCAAATTATTTGCAATCGCATATAATTCATTTTTATCATCTTGCAGCGCTGGATTATGTAGATATTAAAGCGCTTCTTAAATATAGTGGAGAAAACAAGGCTCTCAATAATCTAAAATCATGGGCTAACATAGAACTCCAAAAGAAGAGCGGAACTCCCAATGAAATTACAGCCCTTGCGCCATTTCTTCCCAGGTATGAAGGAGAGGATTTCTATATTAAGGATACAGGCTTGAATATTGACCTAATCTCACACTATGTAATGGCTTTGGATATTAGGATGAAGGCGCATAAGCTAGCCGCAATCTTTGGAGGCAAGATACCCCATGCCGCAAGTCTGCTTCCTGGCGGGGTGTCACAAAAGGTCACAAAGGATAAATTGAAAGAGTATAAAAGTTTATTGGAAGAAATAGAAGTCTTTGTAAACAAAATATATCTTAATGATATTCTTGAGGTGGCAAAGGCATTTCCTGAATATTTTTCCATGGGAAGATATTATTCATTCCTTTCATTTGGTGTTTTTGGTGATGACCTGAATGAAGAGTTCCTGTTTCATAGGGGTGTGGCTCAGAAGACGAGGCTAAGAAGGTTTGATCCTGCTAAGATTAAAGAATATGTACAGCATTCTCGTTACAAATCTATGAGTGGACTTCATCCGTCAAGGGGTGAAACAGTCGCGCATAGAGATAAGGAAGACGCATATTCATGGGTAAAGGCGCCTCGATATAATGGAATGCCCTATGAGGTGGGACCGCTTGCCAGGATCGTTGTCAGCTATCTTTCGGGCAGTAGTGTTGTTAAGGGAGAGGTGGATTCACTTTTAAGAATTTTTAGCGCGGACATAACATCGCTGTTCTCTGTTATAGGCCGTCACGCCGCGCGGGTATTGGAATGCAAAATTCTATGTCAACAGGCAAGGAACTGGATTGAAGAGGTTAAGATCGGCTCTCCATCCAGAACGCAATACAGGATTCCCGATAAGGGCGAAGGCATGGGGCTTACTGAAGCGCCTAGAGGCGCTTTGGGACATTGGATGGTTATCAAAGATTATAAAATAGATAACTATCAGTGTGTGGTGCCAACAACGTGGAATATCGGTCCAAGGGATGATGATGGCAACTTGGGGGTTGTGGAACAGGCTCTATCCGGAACTAAAATATCTGATAAACACAATCCTATTGAGGCGGCTAGAGTTGTTAGATCCTTTGATCCCTGCTTGGCATGCGCAATCCATGTTATTGAAGGAGATCGCGCCCTCAAACGCTTCAAGGTATGCTGAATTTGATTATATCCGGCATTGATATGTTAACTTAAAGAAATAGACTCCAAAATATTAAGGAGTATAGAAAATGCTTTTAAGGACAATTATATATTTATTATATTTGCTCATTTACATAACAATGACCATTTCTTTTGCGGATCAGAATGATTCCTCAAAACCGAAAAAAAAACTTAAGGATATGAAAATTATCATACTCCCGAAAACAGGGCATAGAAAATCGGAGATCATGTTCAATCACCTTGAACATATTGAGAAGTACAATACTGAATGTGTTGATTGTCACCATAAGGCGACTAATAAGAAATGCGCAACCTGTCATTTAAAGAAGGATCAGCGAGAGATAGTGAACCTCAAGGACGCGTTTCATCAACAATGTCATGATTGCCACAGAGAAACATCAGGCCCAAAGGCCTGTGGAAGGTGTCATATAAAGAATGAATAGCCTTATTCTCAGACTATTCTATGCAATCATAAGGAGATGATCTATGAAAAAGCTATTCTCATTTTTTAATGAGATGAGTATAAGGAAACGGGTTACTTCTACTCTTATTGGTCTTTCCCTGTTAATTTTAACTGTATATTTGTGCATTAATTTTTTCTATACCAGAAATAATATTTATGAATTTATAATAAATCACTTTAAGGAGATAATAACAAAGGAATTTGAATATATTGAATATTTAACTGAAAACAACATTGAAGCCATTGAAAGAATAGCTCGAAACAAAAGAATAATAAAGGTTACTCATGATTCTTATAATAATGAGATTGAACAGGATAGTTTTGATGAGATGAAATATTTCCTGAAGTCTATAATGAATGAACGACAGGAACTCGAGACGATTGAGCTAGTAGATAGCAATTGGGATATATTTTACTATTCAGATAAGAATAAGCCAATCAGTGATAGCATATTGACCGAGATCAAGGGGACTAATGATGTGCATATCTATGATGCAATTGTGATAAGGGATGAGAAGGGAGCAATGATGTCTCAACCAATAAGTTATCCAATATATAAGGGGGGTGATGAGAAGAGTCAAATTGTAGGTTATATTATAGCGCATATAAATATGAATATACTTGATGATTCCTTTTCCAGAATTGATGTAGGGGAAGGAGGCGAGGCTTATCTTATAGATTCCGGAGGGAGGATATTATGTTCATCCGGAGAATATGAATTTGGATACAACAGAGGAGATTTTTCCGATTATTATTTAGCTAATAAATCTACATCAGAGGGCTATAGAATAATTAATCCTCAAAGTGGTCAGCTTGTGGATAGTGTCCGGGAATGCTTCAGAACAGTTAGGGCCGGTTATGATATATACATAAATCATAAGGGAGAGGAGGTAATAGGCGTATGGAAGTGGTTCAGTTATTTTAAATGGATGTTGTTGCTCGAGATAGAAACAGGAGAGGCATTTAGCACGGTTTATAATACTATTATACTTTATTCAATTCTGTCTGTAATACTTATTTTATCGACACTTGTCATAGCATATTTCTTATCCGATAGCATTAAGCGTACCTTTATAGAATTTATTAATACCTTTAAAAAGGGCGCCTCAGGAGATTTAACAACCAGGTATTCCCTATCATCTCCGCATAATAAGATCGAGGTTTATAATAAGACACGTCATTCTAAAAGTGAAGAGTATGTTGAATATGACAATAGAGAGGGTTTATGTTTCTTTGAGATTGGCACACTCAGTGAAGAGAAAGAACAGGAAGGGATATGCAGATTTATTAAAGAGGGAACTTATGCCTCCTGTAGAATGTGTAAAATATATAAATCTATTATTAAAAGTGAGATGGATGATGCGGGAGCATTATTTAATATGCTTATGACAAAGACCAATAAAGTAATAGGCATGATCACGAATATGACAACTATGTTGTTCTCTTCTTCCAGCGATCTGTCCAAAACTACTTCGACCTTTCTGGCAAATGCAAATAATCAAGCCTCCACAGTAGAGGAGGTTATGGCCGCGATAGAGGAGTTAACTGCCGGATTCGATAATATTGCTAAAGGAACATTGGATCAGCATAAAAGCCTTGAGACGATGATTACCAGGGTGGATGAATTGTCTCTGATTATCAATGAGTCAGGAGAGCAGATAGATGAAATAAAAAAGAGAACCAATAATTTTTCTTCAAAAGCGATAAATGGCAAAGAATCCCTCAATATTATGAATCAGAGCATGATCAAGATTGAAGGCAGTTCCAAAAGGATGATGAATGTAATTGAAATAATTGATGAAATATCTGAACAGATCAATCTACTCTCGCTAAATGCGAATATTGAAGCGGCTCGAGCTGGTGAGGCTGGAAGAGGATTTGCTGTTGTTGCTGATGAGATATCGAAGCTTGCAGATCAGACCGCCTCGAGTTTAAAAGAGATTGATTCACTAATCATAATAAATAGTGAAGAGATACAAAAGGGGATGTCGAGCATTAAAGGGACCGTTGACGTTATTAGCGAAATTATCGAAGGATTTAATTCCATTAGCCTAATGATGAACAATATATCCGAATATATTGAAAAGCAGGTTGATACCAACAACGCTGTGAATGAAGAGATGAATAATGTTAAGGATAAATCGGACGAGATCATGTATGCAACAGAGGAACAGAAGACTGCATCAGATGAGATTGTGAATTCCATGTCTTTAATAAGTGAATTAAGTCAGGAATATGCCAATAAGGCTCAAGACCTCTCGGCAGATTCTGAAACCTTTGAGACGTTAGCAACGTTACTCGATAACTCCACATTGTATTTTAGAAAATAATCCCGCTTATCCAATCACTTCATGTCTTTTTGTTTTCGGTTAACGGTTGACAAAAAAACGATTTGTCTATAATTCAGTATAGAAATCATTATTGGTGCGTAACTATATATTAGGCAATATAAATCAATGACCTGAAGGGAGGAATAGATGAGCATAAGCATTCGAGTATTCTTTGATTACATTTGACCCTTCTGCTATATAGGCAAGGGGCTTGTCGATGAGCTAACGAAGGAATTCGATGTCAAAGTTGAATGGCTTGGTTATGAGATTCACCCGGAAACACCCAGAGGTGGTGTGCTAATTTCTAGCCTTTTCCCTAGGAGTAGATTAGTAGAAATGCTTCAAAATCTTCGTTTAAGAGGCGCGCCCTTTGGTTTATCATTTACCGAGATGAGCATTCTTCCAAATTCGAAAATGGTTTTGATAGCAAGCGAATTTGCCCGTGAGAACAATCGGTTTGATGAATTCCATGAGTTGGTTTTTCGTTCATTTTTTACTAATGGAAGGGATATTGGCCATATTGAAGTGATTAAAGAGATAGCTCATGATGCGGGATTAAACGTGGATAGCCTCATAGACGCATTGAGTGAGAGGAAATATAGAGCAAGAATTGATGAGGTAAGACAAGAGGCTATTGAAAATGGTGTTACCTCTATTCCAACATTTATAATTGAAGAGAGAGAGCGAATCATTGGCGCACAACAGGTCGATGTTTTTCGAGACACCATGAAAAAATATGTCATGTAAATAGGAGTCACTCATTTTACATGATTTGGGATTCTGAATATTGTAACGCTATTCCCATGGGAGACTCTTTAGGCAGGATGACAAACATCCCTTCTAATGTGCAATTAAGAAGTTAGGGTTAAGGCATTTATCTTGTTAGTTACGTTGATACTGTGCCTTTCTCCTTTAGTTCTGTAATTTCGTTTTGTGTATATCCGCATTCAGTTAATATTTCTATTGTATCCTGACCCACATTACGGGAATTACAACGGATTTCAGGAACCGTGCGACTAAATCGAGGAGCTGGTGCCTGCTGCATAATACCGTCTACCTCAACATGTGTCTTTCGGGCTTTGTTATGAGGATGGTTTAATGCCTCAGAAAGAGAGAGCACTGGTGCAAAGCAGACATCTGTGCCCTCCATTAATTCACACCACTCATCCCGGGTTTTGTTCTTGAAGACTCTAATTAGTTCTGCTTTAAGTTCTGGCCATTTTGTTGTATCCATTTGGGGAGCAAATTTTTCTGGGTCCAGATTGGCCTTTTCGATTAAGAGTTGATAGAACTGCGGTTCTATTGAACCAATGGAGATGTATTTGCCATCCTTTGTCTCATATGTATCATAAAAATGGGCACCGCCATCGAGCATATTGCTCCCCCGCTCTTCAACGAAAATGCCCATATTCTTGAATGTAAAGAACATTGCCATGAGAGCTGCTGCGCCATCAACCATCGCGGCATCTACCACCTGCCCTTTCCCTGATTTGTTCGCTTCCAATAGGGCGCATACTATTCCAAATGCAAGTAACATGCCGCCGCCACCAAAATCGCCAACTAAATTTAAAGGTGGAACCGGGGGCTCGCCTTTGCGTCCGATAGCATGCAATGCGCCTGTTAAAGATATATAGTTAATATCATGTCCTGCAGCTTTAGCCATTGGACCATCCTGTCCCCATCCAGTCATGCGACCATAAACCAATTTAGGATTACGCTTCATACAATCATCAGGGCCAATACCAAGTGATTCAGCAACACCAGGTCGAAAACCCTCAAAAAGGGCATCAGCCTTTTCACAAAGCTTTAGCACGATATCTATGCCTTCTGGAGATTTTAGGTTAGTAGCTATAGAGCGTCTGTTACGATTAAGTACATCATTGGGTATACCGCTGCCCAATCCCCCACTAATACGATCGATACGAATAATTTCTGCTCCCATATCTGCCAACATCATACCGCAGAATGGTCCAGGCCCAATGCCAGCAACCTCGATTATTTTAATTCCATCTAGTGGTCCCATTTTTATTCTCCTTCAAATTATTTATTTCTACAGTTAGTGAGGATCGGGTGTATTCTCACCAACGACATTAGCGTTTGTTTGATAATATTAAAATAATAGTCACTTATCGGATTTTTATTGTGAATATCGATAAATATTCATCCCTAAAAGTCAAGCCATTATCCTGAAATTATAATTATTTTTTGGTTACAACACAAAAGCATGTAATAATTTGAAAAAATAGAAATAATTCAAGAATAATACAATATTCATCATCCTTTGGGGTTGCCTTGTTGCTATTATATAGGCATTTGATTTCATTCCTAACCAAGATATAAGGTGCCATATTGTTTTTTATTACTATTTATAAGCATAGCCATCTGAATAATCCTGAGAAAATATTCCTAGAAAGGGATTATGCTGAGTAGTGCAGAATTTTA harbors:
- a CDS encoding nickel-dependent hydrogenase large subunit; this encodes MSKVLIDPLSRIEGHLSIEIDVSNGTVNNAKCKGDMFRGFEMLLKGRNPVDANMITQRICGVCPISHAVASSKCLESAFNIKPSRNGMILRNLILAANYLQSHIIHFYHLAALDYVDIKALLKYSGENKALNNLKSWANIELQKKSGTPNEITALAPFLPRYEGEDFYIKDTGLNIDLISHYVMALDIRMKAHKLAAIFGGKIPHAASLLPGGVSQKVTKDKLKEYKSLLEEIEVFVNKIYLNDILEVAKAFPEYFSMGRYYSFLSFGVFGDDLNEEFLFHRGVAQKTRLRRFDPAKIKEYVQHSRYKSMSGLHPSRGETVAHRDKEDAYSWVKAPRYNGMPYEVGPLARIVVSYLSGSSVVKGEVDSLLRIFSADITSLFSVIGRHAARVLECKILCQQARNWIEEVKIGSPSRTQYRIPDKGEGMGLTEAPRGALGHWMVIKDYKIDNYQCVVPTTWNIGPRDDDGNLGVVEQALSGTKISDKHNPIEAARVVRSFDPCLACAIHVIEGDRALKRFKVC
- a CDS encoding cytochrome c3 family protein, coding for MLLRTIIYLLYLLIYITMTISFADQNDSSKPKKKLKDMKIIILPKTGHRKSEIMFNHLEHIEKYNTECVDCHHKATNKKCATCHLKKDQREIVNLKDAFHQQCHDCHRETSGPKACGRCHIKNE
- a CDS encoding methyl-accepting chemotaxis protein, whose translation is MKKLFSFFNEMSIRKRVTSTLIGLSLLILTVYLCINFFYTRNNIYEFIINHFKEIITKEFEYIEYLTENNIEAIERIARNKRIIKVTHDSYNNEIEQDSFDEMKYFLKSIMNERQELETIELVDSNWDIFYYSDKNKPISDSILTEIKGTNDVHIYDAIVIRDEKGAMMSQPISYPIYKGGDEKSQIVGYIIAHINMNILDDSFSRIDVGEGGEAYLIDSGGRILCSSGEYEFGYNRGDFSDYYLANKSTSEGYRIINPQSGQLVDSVRECFRTVRAGYDIYINHKGEEVIGVWKWFSYFKWMLLLEIETGEAFSTVYNTIILYSILSVILILSTLVIAYFLSDSIKRTFIEFINTFKKGASGDLTTRYSLSSPHNKIEVYNKTRHSKSEEYVEYDNREGLCFFEIGTLSEEKEQEGICRFIKEGTYASCRMCKIYKSIIKSEMDDAGALFNMLMTKTNKVIGMITNMTTMLFSSSSDLSKTTSTFLANANNQASTVEEVMAAIEELTAGFDNIAKGTLDQHKSLETMITRVDELSLIINESGEQIDEIKKRTNNFSSKAINGKESLNIMNQSMIKIEGSSKRMMNVIEIIDEISEQINLLSLNANIEAARAGEAGRGFAVVADEISKLADQTASSLKEIDSLIIINSEEIQKGMSSIKGTVDVISEIIEGFNSISLMMNNISEYIEKQVDTNNAVNEEMNNVKDKSDEIMYATEEQKTASDEIVNSMSLISELSQEYANKAQDLSADSETFETLATLLDNSTLYFRK
- a CDS encoding DsbA family protein; the protein is MGKGLVDELTKEFDVKVEWLGYEIHPETPRGGVLISSLFPRSRLVEMLQNLRLRGAPFGLSFTEMSILPNSKMVLIASEFARENNRFDEFHELVFRSFFTNGRDIGHIEVIKEIAHDAGLNVDSLIDALSERKYRARIDEVRQEAIENGVTSIPTFIIEERERIIGAQQVDVFRDTMKKYVM
- a CDS encoding CaiB/BaiF CoA-transferase family protein, producing MGPLDGIKIIEVAGIGPGPFCGMMLADMGAEIIRIDRISGGLGSGIPNDVLNRNRRSIATNLKSPEGIDIVLKLCEKADALFEGFRPGVAESLGIGPDDCMKRNPKLVYGRMTGWGQDGPMAKAAGHDINYISLTGALHAIGRKGEPPVPPLNLVGDFGGGGMLLAFGIVCALLEANKSGKGQVVDAAMVDGAAALMAMFFTFKNMGIFVEERGSNMLDGGAHFYDTYETKDGKYISIGSIEPQFYQLLIEKANLDPEKFAPQMDTTKWPELKAELIRVFKNKTRDEWCELMEGTDVCFAPVLSLSEALNHPHNKARKTHVEVDGIMQQAPAPRFSRTVPEIRCNSRNVGQDTIEILTECGYTQNEITELKEKGTVST